Below is a genomic region from Amblyraja radiata isolate CabotCenter1 chromosome 46, sAmbRad1.1.pri, whole genome shotgun sequence.
tggtCGAGGCATTTTCTTTTTCCTTCCTTATTTCTCTTAGTGCCAAACAATTTTTATGATAAAGTAAGTTGCTGACTTGTATTTAGCTTTCAGTCAGTACTGGCAGAAGGTGTTCGCGAGTGGGCAGGGCTGTGATCAATTGGTGAAACAGAGCACGGGCCCAAGTCCAGACACCCCTCTGTGATACTCAGTCTCCTTCCCCACAAAGTTCTGAACTTGCATTTAAATCAAATCTGCCtctggtataattgtaatttatGAGCGTTCTATAATATCTGGACATTGCGTTCATGAAAGACAAGGAGTGATTTTTTTGGAGTAAATAGTGAATCGAGCAGTAATCCTAGCTATTTACTATTCCACAGATTACGGTTTCATCAATCAAAATTACATATACAGGCAATTTTGTGCAATTTTCTAAAAGCAAATTATCACTTTTTGTGCATTGAAACTCCTATATTTAATGTGAACCTAACAAAAGATTACTAGACTGCAACTAATATGATGTGGATAAGAAAGTTCAAGGTTGTATTGTGATTGTACGCTTTAGATATGTACAAATTGTTTGAGCTTTGCTCCATGTCAGCATAGCTTCTGGATTTCACAACTGCCTCTTTAACTCCTTCCACTCTCTCTATCACATGACTAagaacagtctgaaaaagggacctgacccaaaatgttgcctgtctatgttctccaaagatgctgccttgcctgctgagttaatccagcactttgtatctgtacTTGACAATGACTAATAGGAGACTTGTAATTGAAAGTTCACTCTAACCCACTTGCCTTAAATGGTGTTTATTCTTTCAGACTAGCTTGTCAGGCAATGAGACAGCTTCACCCTGAAGCAATTGCAGCAATTCAGGCCAAGGCGCTCTACAGCAAGGCAGAAGAGCAACAGTTGGCAAAGATTGGATCGGTAAACCTTGCAAAAATTTCCAGAAATCTGATTAAACTATCTTTttaaatgagtttagtttatttaattgtcacgtgtaccgaagtacagtaaaaggcttttgttgcgtgctagccggtcagcagaaagacaatacatgattacaatcgagccatttacagtgtatagatgcatgataagggaatgacgtttggtGCAGGGTAAagacagtaaagtccgatcaaagatagtctggggATCGCCAatatagtagttcagtactgctctctagttgtggtaggatgattcattggCCTgacaacagttgggaagaaactgtccctgaatctggaggtgtgcgttttcacacttctataccttttgcccgatgggagaggggagaagagggagtggccggggtgggtGGGGCCAGTAGAGGAAAATAATACTATCAACTCGAGAGTTAAAGTGCATATTATATACATAATAATGCACACGATAAAGAGCATGCCACAAACCCATGGAGCAGTTCTGGTTCCATACCTGTTCTGCTGAATTAGTGAAGAACAACAATCACAGCTGTTGGGCACTATTGTTCTATACCATAACAGTGAAGAAAAGACATTCACGATCATGGTTTGTCACTGCTCTACGCAGTAAAGTActgggtgtgtgggcaggcaTTGGATCAGGGCTTAATTTATGATACCCTCTTTTTATGCTTAAGACCTGGGTGGTCTGCTATTCTCTTGGCTCCAAATAGACCTTGGCTTTAGGTCGGCTGTTGAAGGATTGTTGGTGGGGCTGTTTCCAGCAATTCTTCACTTTAAGAAGTTTGGGGAATAGTTTTCAACTACCAATGAATGTTGTAATAATACATTTCAACAAAATCCGAACCTATTTGCATTGTTGAAATGTGCACATCTATCTGCTGTATTGTTTACCTTTCCTTTTATTTCTGTTTGGCCAACAGACCAGTCAACCCACACTGGACACTTTTCAGGAGTTGCTAAACAAACACCCAAATGTTTTCTATCAGTCACGCACTGCCAAATCCCTTCAAGTTCACTGGCAGCTAATGAAACAGTACTACCTCTTAGAAGATCAAACAGGTAAAAGCATATTGGCGATCTGGTTGTTAAGTGGGAATAGCCATTAATCTGCTGCTTTTTGCATACCCTCAATATTAGATGAACCCATCTGTTGATAAGACAGGTCCTTCACTGCCCTGGGCTAAAGAAAGTATAGACAGTGCCCCCCTTTCCATCTGCAGCCACGGGGTCATTGGCTGCTTCGACCTTGTGCTCTCGAATGGTTGCATGGACCTTGTTACCTCTCTCCTGCTTAAAACTTCTCTGTGGTCACTCCTTTGGTAGCTCAGCTATTTTGTATAATATCTGGACTTGCCTTTCCCAAGTACTTTTGGATATTACAGTTCATTAAATATAATTATCTGCCGTTACTGTTTATTTTACATTTGGGTGACTGCTACTTTCCTGACTGATTTTATTTTTTAGTCCAACCATTACCTAAAGGAGATCAAGTTCTGAACTTTTCTGATGCTGAAGACATGATAGATGACAGCAAGCTCAAGTAAGGGTTTGAGTTTTTATATAGCACTGAACAATGTATGAATGTGATATTTATTGtccttttatttaattctttgctCAATATTCCCCCTTAACGTTTGAAGAAATTAAATATTATTGAGGCAGGATGTAACCTTTGCACTTCTAGTACTTAATTTTGAACCCAGTTGGAAAAAATGGTTTGCATTTGGACACTGGTTTAAATGaggaataagttcataagtgataggagcagaatgaggccattcggcccatcaagtcaagtccactccgccatacaatcatggctgatctatctctccctctcaaccccattctcctgccttctccccataacccttgatcgcAAACAGTGATGAGACAGAACAcagaaaggagatagagagcttagtaacatggtgtcaagacaaatgtaagcaaaatgaaggagctggACATCGTCTTCAGGAGGCGTGGAGGGATACACACCCAAGTCTGCATCAATCGTACTGAAATGGAAATGGTCGAGTGCTTTAAattcctaggtgtaaatatcaccaacaatttgtccttgtCCAACCACATCGACGCTGCACCTAagtacaccaacgcctctacttccttagaagacctAGGAAATTCAACACTTCTCCAATGACACTTACTAATTTGTACAGATGCACAATAGAAAACTGCTCAgccaaagactgcaagaaatggCAGTGTGTGTGTTAATGCAGCTCAGTCCATCCAGTAAACCAGCCATCCCACCAATCAACTCCATCTATAATTCACATTtctttgggaaagcagccaacataatcaaccaTAATATCTTctgaattcctgatcttccagtCTACCTTGTTGGGGACCTTGaacttttttatctgcactttctctgtcgtTGCACTCCGTTTATTttgtcttttgcactacctgatgtactcgTGTAGGGTATGATTTGGCTGGATAGCATGTAATATCACTGtagcttggtacaagtgacaatagtaaaccaaaGCTAATGCCAGAATGTTGGATGATCTTTTCTTTTCCCCCTTTCCTAGGGAAACAAGAGATGATGTCCTGGAACATGGTAAGTTGCCTGTCTTCAGTTTGTGGTGACCAAATGTTTGCTGAGGTAAGCCGATTACGGAAAGAGCCATAAGGTGGTCAAGTCTTCCAGGTCGAGAGTCCAAGCTGAATACAGATTCAAGACTTTTCTGCTCAACTCATTCAACCTTAAGTTCaattatttgaaatattttgcAAATAATTTGTATTTTCCTGAGTTTACCTTTGTTGTAGAAGATATTTGCATTGTAGTTTGTGATTATGCTGCACTGTGATGTAAGTGGAACCGTGACAGTCTTGTCAACCCCAGCATCTGATTTGCATCTCTAGATATCATGCGCCTAGCTGGAGAGTATAATTGATATCTAGCTGTAGGGTTTGGTATTTATGGGAGCTGTGTGCGGTATAAGTCATTGAAATAGTGTTTTAAAGTGAACACTTTCATATCTTTCAATTGATGATGAATATGCCGAAAAGGCAAATGCAGAACTGATTTTGGAATATCCCCAACTCCATCTGTTAAATCAGTATTAAGACTTCTGGACAGGGAAGCAAAAGTCTCGAATGCTAAGGTGGAGGCAAGGAGAAAGTTTTTAAAATTCAGTCTGGATGAAGGGACTGAATGACTTGCCGCCAATGTTACTTTGGTCAGTTTTGTGCTGTGATCTTGATGCATGTTGTGGGTAGGATTTACTACACGTGAAATGTCAATTGATATTTGTTTTCAATGTAAATCCAGCATCATGACCATGTCCGCCCTTCATTGTGTGGGATACAAATGAGCCAATTTGTGTTCTGCATGAAAATGTGTTGTTATTTGCTTTGGCCTTGCTTCCTCTTTGTAATTCTGCTTATGTTTTGACCACAGAGCTCACTCTAGCAGACCGACGGCAGAAACGAGAGATCCGGCAGCTGGAGCAGGAGCTTCCAAAGTGGCAGGTTCTGGTCGACAGTGTAACAGGTGATGATTAAACTGTGTcccaagttaacatttcaggttggagatCCTTTGTCAGACTTCTGACCACATTTTCAGACACAAAACattaactctctccccctctctgcagATGTTACTGACCAGTTGAGTGTTTCTGTTTTCAGTTAAAATTTTCTTCAACAATGTCACATTGGCTTCACTGACCTAGATGCTTTTTGAGCATACTGCAGACTGCAATGAAGCCTTACTGAGAACACTAGTATATGGACTGGAGGCACAACTGATCCACACAAAAAATGACATGAGAACAGAGGACTTAAGTTACATTTGATATAGGAATTTCAATATTTATCGTATTTGCATTCCAATTTCAGAATGTTATGTTCTCTTCAGAAAACTTGCTATTCTGGAGTCCCACTATACTAACCGTTTAGTGCTACATGTTTAAGAATGCCCCAGTAGAATTGTCACAAAGAAGCTCCTTCACATTGATCACCAATTCCTGGCTGCAAAGGCAAGCAGCCGTTGATCTATAACAAAGTCTCAAAAATGAGATTTCTGTATTCTTATTTGTAGTTTGACACCGTCTTATCAAACTCTGATATACCATGTTTTTCCCTGAACAATATTATATAAAAGCTCAAGTTTGCATATATTTCAAGATGGAGAAAAATGTGATATAATATGGAGATAAAAATACTGCATTTAAAACTGCTGAAATTTATAAAATGTTTCAGATGGTTAAACTATAAAGTTCCACTACTCATCACTGATTGGCAaacaatatgttttttttaatagtgttcTCAGTAAGTTGGGAGAAGCTGAAAATGGTAACTCCTGTGCATTTCCAGATGCAGTTTATAGTTGAAATGAGtgccaacttttttttaaagtgcacatCCCAAAGAAATCTTCCTGCTGACTGTATGGAATTCATCTCTTTGATTGTAACTTGTTTGCAGAGCCATCAGATTTCTTAGAAGAATAACTGTTGGGAAGAAATGTTTTCGGTCCACCAATCCAAGAATTGTAAATTGGGAAATAGTTTTTAACCTAATTAAAAATTTGGTCATCCTGTTAACTGTGGTTTACAAGGCCATTTTACAATAAAATATCCAAGTCTCCCAAATGATTGTTTACACTAGGCATTCGTTTGAGGTGGGGGAAAAAATCTTATTTTGTGTGTGCGAATAATGACGTAAATCATGATTTAATTTTTGTTACATTTCTCACAGTAATATTCATACTTTTTAAGATGAGTTTGCTTTTTGTTGGGGATATTAAGAATTGTTCATTGTGTTCATAAAGACTATGGTCACTGCTGTGATGACCTAATTGACTAAAGTAACTGATTTGGTTTCTTAAGGTATCAGCTCTCCTGATTTTGATAACCAGACGCTGGCAGTTTTACGGGGGAGAATGGTCCGATACTTGATGAGGTCTCGAGAGGTATGGCAGTGCTTTCCTTGATATCTAGAAAGTTGCAGGATTTTTATTTTTGGTATTAATATTGCAGtggcttttaaaaataaatatattgcaaATGCCCAGTAGGTCAGTTAGCAACCCACGGAGATGGGTTTAAGCCTTTGTCagaatccttcatcagaactgcctGTGTCACATAACCAGAGTATCCACTTATTTCAAGGACTTTgaaatttatatcaatgggtagcAGGTGGAGGAATTGTGAAGTATTTTAAGCAAATTATATGAGGAATGATTTTTATATCCACAAAGCCTTTAATAGGCATAGATGTAGACTTTATGGTCGCTGTTTGAGCAATGGGATTCAAGTTTGGATATTGCTTTGCTGAAATGTGAGCTAACAACCTGGTTGCTAAGCAGTGCCATAATTGTGCCACTTTCCTGGGCTGTGAGGATGAATGTAAAGAATTCTATGCTGAAGTTTATTTTTAGAAGTAACTTCTCTAGCTGCtggtggacacaaagctggagtaactcagcgggacaggcagcatctctggagagaaggaatgggtgacgtttcgagttgagacccttcagactgatgttagggagtgggcgggacaaaaatAGAACgtggttggagacagtaagactggtgggagaactgggatggggaggggatggaggggaaaaGCAAGGGCTCTAGCTGCTGGTATTTTAGGAATAGACCTTTTTCAAATGAAGTTTTGTGATATCGTGTCTACTTTGTAACCTACCCCACACCTTAATAAGTGCATCTCCCTGTCCTTCCTCAAACCAGATCACATTGGGTCGAGCCACAAAAGATAATCAGATTGACGTTGACCTTTCTCTAGAGGGACCAGCATGGAAAATCTCCAGAAGGCaaggtaacagttttatttttgatttGTTCCTTCATTTAAAatgacgtttggacaggtacatggatatgaaaggttcagagggatgtgggccaaactgaggcatgtgagactagtgtagatggggcaccttggttagcatgggcaagctgggccgcagggcatgtttccgtgctgtatgactctgtgactcctgACTTTAGGTTACTGTTCCTGTTGTTTGGCAACCATGGGAATTTGGGGGTGGGCctgtatgtttaaaaaaaaaaaaatagttactAAATGTTGTATGACAAGAGCAGCCAGATTTTGGGCATGATTCCTTGTTTACTCCATTCTCCTTAACTCTGGTTATTAACTGGGATTACATTGGGAACGAGGTAGCCAAGACAGGTTGCTCATATCTTAACACTGAATGATTGCTTAATGATTGTCACACAATAGAAGTCCTCCGGCTCTAGTACCTGCGATTGGATGGTGGAGTTAATTCTCTTCTGTAACAGGTATCTAGATTATTTTGGATAAATTGTCCCCAAATAGTGTTTGGAGAAGGAAACTATAAAGCAAACTGCAATAAACAGGAGTCCAGAGACGCTGTAATTAATGCTGGAGTTGTTATCTCTTGACCAACAGTTCAAAATCAAATAGCTGAGGTATGATATTTGCTTTTCAAAGAAATTACATTTGTCTTAAAGGTATAATAAAGCTGAAGAACGATGGAGACTTCTTCATTGCCAATGAAGGTCGACGTCCCATCTACATCGATGGCAGGCCAGTTCTGAGTGGAAATAAATGGAAATTGAATAACAACTCTGTCGTTGAAGTAAGTGTTATGTCAAAGAGTTGAATCATCTTGCGCTCGTCAAGTATTCACTGTGATGAAGATGACATTACATAAAGTTTGTACTTTTAAGAGAATACATTCAATTAAATCACCGATCGCatggagtggcacggtggcgcagaggtcgagttgctggcttacagtgccagagacccgggtttgatcctgactatgggcgctgtctgtacggagtttatacgttctccccgtgacctgcgtgggttttctccgagatcttcggtttcctcccacgctccaaagatgtacaggttgtaaaaaattgtccctagtgtgtgtagggtagtgttgatgtgtggggatcgctggtcggtgtggactctaaactaatctaaacatttCAGTCTATATAAAATGACTGAAACATTGAAGATTGGAAGAGGATATGGATTTTTCAGAAGATGTAGTTTACTTGGCTTTTTCAAAAGATTTGATGAAGTGAGGAAAGTTAAGCCTAATGGAACAAGTTTGTGAGCTCCTTAATTGAAGTCGAGATGTTTATAAACAAAGAATCCTCTCTTGGAATGAGTAGAGGTGGCTGGTGTCTGTAGCTATTCATGGCAGAGAATCTAATGCAATAATTTTTAGTCTCCACAAGTCTAgagcggcggcacggtggcgcagcggtagagttgctgcctcacagcgccagagacccgagttcgatcctgactacaggtgccaacctgtacggagtttgtacgctctcccgtgcccctgtgggttttcaccgggagctccggtttcctcccacactccaaagacgtacaggtttgtgcgttaattagctgggtataattgtaaattgtccctaatgtatgtaggatagtgttagtgtgcgggttttGCTGGTAGGCAtgaacacggtgggctgaagggcctgtttccacgctgtatctttaaactaaactaaactaaaaccggtCAACACAAGCAGGTAATGACTACAAAGGAGGTTGGTTATTTTGCAAGGTTTTTCAAGCAATTTTGTACATGGTAGGTTGACTAAGAGTTTTTAGCATCAATTTATGACGAAAGATGCatgaaattaaatatttttttctgtttCCTTCCTTTGTAGATTGCCGGACTTCGTTTTGTGTTTTTAATTAACCAGGATCTGATTGCGCTGATCAGGGCTGAAGCTGCCAAGATGAACCAGCAGTGAGTGGAGGTTCCTAGTCTCTGGGCAAACATTGGCTGAAATAAAGATGAGTGCACTCTTGTCGCTGTCCTGGATATGAAAGCCTTCTGTTATTTGGACTATTGTATCTAATTTTACCAAGATTAAAAACGCGGGACCAGGGCTATCTGCTTTTACTGACGTGCGTTTGTCATAAGACACCAAATGGAAGGTACTGTTTTACCCTGCATGAGGACAACCAAATTAAAAGTGGAACATATAGGCAAGAGAAAAGATGGCACGAGCCATTTTTGCAATTGTAGATGATGCACCTGGAAAATGACTCCAGCTACAGTTCTTTGCTTTCCAGAAATCTCTTCGTCATGATTTTCTGTAAATTTTTCATGACCATAATTTAATAGAATTATACCATGGAATACTGATAGTGTAATCCGAGCAAGATCTCTTTCTTGTGTTGTCAACATGTTACATTTTCACTTTTTGGAAGGTTGTGGAAAACCTTTTTGAATAAACTTAGTGTTTTTATTTAAACTTTTCTGTGTCAGGCACTCCTTTCCATTTCAAAATAAGATGTGGACTAAATATCAATCTGCTAAAAACAGTGACATTAATTCATTGGTTGTGATGTTTTTCCATTACTGCCCACATTGTCCCCAAAAAATGTAAACACTTTGGTCtgaaaggatctcgacccaaagcgtcacccattccttctctccggagatgctgcctgtcccgctgagttactccaacattttgtgtctaccttcgatttaaacaagcatctgcagttctttcctaaacacttCTTGTTCGAGATCTGATAAGTTTGACACATAGCAAAATAGCTTCATAATCTCTTGGGGTCCTGCATTTGGGTTTTGGGGATGCTGAGATGGAGACAATTTAACCAGAGATGAGTTTGTCTTGGCACAGTCAGATGCAGGGCTGCCTACTGATAAAGATGCAGAAGATGTGCAGTtaggtaagttaattggctactgtaaatgatCCCAAGTAGAGAGGTCCTGGAGAGTTGGGAGgattgcagtgctggctcgaagggccgaatggcttactcctgcacctattgtctattgatatgatAGGCAGGTGAGAGAGAACTGGTTACTGGCAGATAAGTGGGGAAATGGGATTGATGGGAATATTCTAAGAGCCTGCGTAGGCCCTACCTTTTATATTGTAGGGAAAAACAAACTCTGTTTTTGAAAATATGGCAGAAACCTGGTGCACGTGGAGGTCCACTTGTGACTGAACTGGAATTATTTTGGTGCCTGCTCTGAACAGAGGGGTTAAATAGGGGCAAGTGTGTGTACATGTGATAATGTGTGAATTATTGATCTATTGATGAtgattgattaaaataaaaactgaGCATGCAAAAACATTGCTGATATTTTTAATGTTCCAGCCACTACAGTAACCTCCAGTTGTCTTTACTTTCCTGGGACATGTTCGGCACTTTGCCTTTTAATTTTAGCCACCGACAAATATATGTTAGAAAAGAAAATGTGCTGTTGATAGTTTCTGATCTCGACAAACTGAAAATGGACCCTTATAAACAAGGGTAGGTTAGTTAAGAGAGGCTAATTTCAAAACAGAAATGTATGTGTTTCTATGAAGtacaaaaataaattgcattgtGCGATTTTGCTTCCCAAAACTTGCTTCTGCAGGAAATGTGATTGGATCAAGCTAAGCAACTGGGTTCTAGAATATTGCAAGGATTAAAAATGTGTAGATATACATGGCTTAATTTTTTGTACAAGAACCTCTCgacaattttttaaaaatttcTCTGGTTAAATTGGCAGAAAATTTGCTTTAGCGGTCATGTGAAACAAAGTAACTTTCAAGGGAGAAGCCAATAaaagtatttaaatttaaaatattcaCTCTTCCAAAAAAGTACGGGATAGAACAGCTGGTGGCTATCTGTTTCGGAACTGCCACAGTGGCTTCCTGCTATGTCGTACATCTATTTAAATAACCATTTCTTTGTTCTAAATTTTCTGAAGACATTGCTTACAGGGTTTAATATTTTGTCGATGGTCTGTAGCTTGTAGGGATATAGACTTGCCCTAAAGGTATTGATTAATGCAATTCTCCATCAAATTTACTTGGAGGGCAAATCTTTTCCCTGAATAAACTTtagaaataatgaatgaatgaatgaataatcaaTCATCAACACTAAAATAAATAAGGTACATGTAATGTTGCAGAAATATGAAATGTGTGGAAACATGTTTGTTCTAAGCACAAAAATATATCCCCTttctcatgtttagtttagagatacaatgcagaaacatgcacttcggcccaccgggtccgcatcccgtacgatccctgtacattaacacgattttacacacactagggacattttttacatttataccaagccaattaacctacaaacctgtacgtcttaggagtgggggaggaagccgaagatctcggagaaaacctacgcaggtcacggggagaacgtacaaacagcccCCGtattcagaattgaacccgggtctccagcactgtaaggcagcaactctactgctgcgcaaccGTGCTGCCCTGTGCCACCATGTTATCTTAACATGTTATCTTAACATTCCCTACCGATATAACCGGCAAGAAGAGTCCTGTAGGTCAGTGACATTTTTCTGCTGAATACTTGCCATTTATTTAGATTAAGTAAAATTGATAGTGAGGTCGGGGGGGAGTTCCAC
It encodes:
- the mcrs1 gene encoding microspherule protein 1 — encoded protein: MSNSSSASQTSCLLEGRSLDKAEQQCTLGTIGTRLMSTGPVGRSDGDQSPSAQKRTATQAFSLLPKRRSSSRSIKRKKFDDELVESSLAKSSTRAKGPTGMEPARYSGSEPSSNEKKKISKSTTVPLAPSSIIKRLKKSKQPLQVTKDLGRWKPTDDLLLINAVLQTNDLTAVHLGVKFSCHFMLREIQERWYALLYDPVISKLACQAMRQLHPEAIAAIQAKALYSKAEEQQLAKIGSTSQPTLDTFQELLNKHPNVFYQSRTAKSLQVHWQLMKQYYLLEDQTVQPLPKGDQVLNFSDAEDMIDDSKLKETRDDVLEHELTLADRRQKREIRQLEQELPKWQVLVDSVTGISSPDFDNQTLAVLRGRMVRYLMRSREITLGRATKDNQIDVDLSLEGPAWKISRRQGIIKLKNDGDFFIANEGRRPIYIDGRPVLSGNKWKLNNNSVVEIAGLRFVFLINQDLIALIRAEAAKMNQQ